A genome region from Trachemys scripta elegans isolate TJP31775 chromosome 2, CAS_Tse_1.0, whole genome shotgun sequence includes the following:
- the TMPPE gene encoding transmembrane protein with metallophosphoesterase domain: MISFKQLPLEAKAAGAAGVVFFSMMISRTFLAEQLEFGTQRWLRRLQMALFVNALMLIGSLYIWRCIVTTFYRLSAANSYCFMPWKIAVLMFLGLAHSSFFTLLFLVAEEPYFFSLASYTCLGAYIILIFFLFTLGSVEQVYKLLVSRGAKTSGINKSSKAVMKPVLAVMVTVALTAVGLLNASQPPAVTSVVIPLHKLPSSMDSLKVVLLSDIHLGPTVGKTKLAMVVQMVKALKPNITVIVGDLSDSEVMAIRPAVEPLSELNSPLGNFFVTGNHEYYTSDVNSWFELLKSFNIHPLHNENVKISSPRSSNDWFCLAGVDDIEAQVLHYSGHGMDLKKALVDCSTDHAIVLLAHQPLAAKWALQDRPDINLVLSGHTHGGQIFPLNAGAYLLNPFFVGLYKVGQSTFVYVSPGTMYYGIPMRLGSRAEITEIILRSP; the protein is encoded by the coding sequence ATGATTTCCTTCAAGCAATTGCCGCTTGAAGcaaaggctgcaggggctgctggAGTTGTCTTCTTCTCCATGATGATATCCCGGACCTTCCTGGCAGAGCAACTTGAGTTTGGCACACAGAGGTGGCTGCGGAGATTACAGATGGCATTGTTTGTTAATGCGCTGATGCTCATAGGTTCTCTTTACATCTGGAGATGTATAgtgaccacattctacaggcttTCAGCTGCTAACTCCTATTGTTTCATGCCATGGAAAATAGCTGTGCTAATGTTTCTAGGTTTGGCACACTCTAGCTTTTTTACATTGCTGTTTCTTGTTGCAGAAGAGCCCTATTTCTTTTCCTTAGCTTCTTACACATGTCTAGGAGCCTATATAatccttattttctttctcttcacTCTGGGCTCTGTAGAGCAAGTTTATAAACTCTTGGTTAGCAGAGGTGCTAAGACAAGTGGTATAAATAAGAGTAGTAAAGCTGTCATGAAACCTGTTTTGGCTGTTATGGTGACAGTTGCACTGACTGCTGTTGGGTTGTTGAATGCTTCCCAGCCTCCTGCAGTGACCTCAGTGGTGATTCCTCTTCACAAACTGCCTTCGTCCATGGACAGCCTGAAGGTGGTGTTGCTATCAGATATTCATCTGGGACCCACTGTAGGGAAGACTAAACTTGCAATGGTTGTGCAGATGGTCAAAGCTTTAAAACCCAATATCACTGTGATTGTAGGTGATCTGTCAGATTCTGAAGTGATGGCCATCCGACCTGCTGTCGAACCTCTTAGTGAGCTTAATTCCCCATTGGGAAATTTTTTTGTCACTGGAAACCATGAGTATTATACTTCTGATGTCAACAGCTGGTTTGAATTACTGAAGTCATTTAACATTCATCCACTCCACAATGAGAATGTGAAGATCTCTTCTCCAAGGAGCAGCAATGATTGGTTCTGTCTGGCTGGGGTTGATGATATTGAGGCTCAGGTGTTGCACTATTCTGGGCAtggcatggatttaaaaaaagccCTAGTTGACTGCAGTACTGATCATGCAATAGTACTTCTGGCTCATCAACCACTGGCTGCAAAATGGGCTCTCCAAGATCGGCCAGACATAAATTTGGTCCTTTCTGGCCACACTCATGGTGGGCAAATATTCCCTCTGAATGCTGGTGCCTATTTGCTGAATCCCTTCTTTGTTGGCTTGTATAAAGTTGGACAGAGCACTTTCGTATATGTCAGCCCGGGGACTATGTATTATGGAATTCCAATGAGGCTGGGCAGCAGAGCTGAAATAACGGAGATCATCCTGCGGTCTCCCTGA